The Streptomyces sp. NBC_01255 genome window below encodes:
- a CDS encoding LysR family transcriptional regulator — protein MTEWDIKKLQILRTLRDRGTVTATAEALLMTPSAVSQQLTNLAKQLGVRLLEAQGRRVRLTDAAHLVLRHAEVVFAQLERADAELDGYLRGEAGQLRLAAFSTAVPALVVPAVRQLRTAHPGLDIRVREAEAAEAYELLTAGEVDLALSLAAHAPSVRDPKFSRVPLLADPLDVALPAGHPLADAPGLRLADLAAEPWIFGGSGPWSEITTAACEAAGFVPEQAHSASGWTAILAMVEAGMGIALVPRMASADRRGGAGVVMRVLSADQPRRHVVAAVRRGAEEGPAVARVLAALRQAATARETVQQN, from the coding sequence GACCGAGTGGGACATCAAGAAGCTCCAGATCCTCCGCACCCTCCGTGACCGCGGCACCGTCACCGCGACCGCGGAGGCCCTGCTCATGACCCCCTCGGCCGTGTCGCAGCAGCTCACCAACCTCGCCAAGCAGCTCGGGGTGCGGCTCCTGGAGGCCCAGGGTCGCCGGGTCCGGCTCACCGACGCCGCCCATCTGGTGCTCCGGCACGCGGAGGTGGTCTTCGCGCAGCTGGAGCGCGCCGACGCCGAGCTCGACGGGTATCTGCGGGGAGAAGCGGGGCAGTTGCGGCTGGCGGCCTTCTCGACGGCCGTGCCCGCGCTCGTCGTCCCCGCCGTCCGGCAGCTGCGGACCGCCCACCCCGGGCTCGACATCCGCGTCCGGGAGGCCGAGGCGGCGGAGGCGTACGAGCTCCTCACGGCCGGCGAGGTCGACCTGGCGCTCTCGCTCGCCGCGCACGCGCCCTCGGTGCGCGACCCCAAGTTCAGCCGGGTGCCCCTCCTCGCCGACCCCCTCGACGTCGCCCTGCCCGCCGGACACCCGCTCGCCGACGCGCCCGGTCTCCGCCTCGCCGACCTCGCCGCCGAGCCGTGGATCTTCGGCGGCTCCGGCCCCTGGTCGGAGATCACCACCGCCGCCTGCGAGGCCGCCGGCTTCGTCCCCGAACAGGCCCACAGCGCCTCCGGCTGGACCGCCATCCTCGCCATGGTCGAGGCCGGGATGGGCATCGCGCTCGTACCCCGCATGGCCTCCGCCGACCGCCGGGGCGGCGCCGGGGTCGTCATGCGCGTCCTCTCCGCCGACCAGCCCCGCCGCCACGTCGTCGCAGCGGTACGGCGCGGGGCGGAGGAGGGCCCGGCGGTGGCCCGGGTGCTCGCCGCGCTCCGGCAGGCCGCCACGGCCCGCGAAACCGTTCAGCAGAACTGA